GAGAAGGTGGCATTTGTTGAGTGCCCATTGCACTTTTTAAGAAATGAAATACAATTATAATTCTTAGATAAGATGTTGTCATTATTATAATTGAAGGTGCAAGAGAAAGTATTGTCATTAAAAGAAGAATCTGTAAAGTTACAGATACATCTTCCCCTTTTGTAGCTGTTCCAACATCAAGATTAATTTTAGGGAATGGAATTGTTTGTCCCTGAGCTAATAAATTTCCAGCAGTGAAAATTAAAAATCCAAGAATAGTTATTAAAAAAAATTTCCTTTTCATCTTATTCCTAAATTCTGCTTCAATAATTCCAGAAATGTCTTTTTAATTTCGCCTTGTTCTATATCTGTTTCTAAAGACTGGTTATAATCATATTCTTTAAGTAGTGTAATATTGTTTTCGCTTATTCCAAGTAATAGAATTTTATCCTGTACTCGTATTACTGACAAATAT
This is a stretch of genomic DNA from Rosettibacter firmus. It encodes these proteins:
- a CDS encoding flagellar biosynthetic protein FliO; the protein is MTFFDIIKALLPLILILGLLLFALIMVRRYSFSINGKKSKLLKIEVLNNHLIMPKKYLSVIRVQDKILLLGISENNITLLKEYDYNQSLETDIEQGEIKKTFLELLKQNLGIR